A single region of the Methylocystis echinoides genome encodes:
- a CDS encoding methyl-accepting chemotaxis protein, whose translation MRVLLRLLTPIIGLSVAPWTLIAMGLTGRALLAHPWFAAFVVLTTAFSMFVLFRMANGDDLSGGDLAKTIADSAAAGYNSPLELGPNPPEILQAIESMRDSLRRQIIETCQELASEREADKRRQAEEQAQAREYVVAHELFMTTFCDALIEFSHGNLNVRIDKPFSRDYEKLRECYNESVDRLNATFRATTAGVHKLGSSTDQIASATGTLSERTSQQAASLEETTAALRQITTTVGKTSENAQNASSLVADIRGNAEASSEVVRKAIKAMERIQNSSEEIEKIIGVIDEIAFQTNLLALNAGVEAARAGEAGRGFAVVASEVRALAQRSAEAAKGIKTLIAGSTTQVREGVHLVSETGNVLTRIVSQVSGANEVVAEIAGGAREQSHALLEVNSALSEMDKFTQENAAMVEKTATATRALEAEISSVIRAVSSFKLARSDPYDMRAPSTRAAAPVARLPTPSRGEATARKIELTPDSQNWEEF comes from the coding sequence ATGCGGGTTTTGCTCAGATTGCTGACGCCGATCATCGGGCTATCCGTGGCGCCCTGGACTCTCATCGCAATGGGACTCACCGGCCGCGCCCTGCTCGCCCACCCCTGGTTCGCCGCATTTGTCGTTCTGACAACCGCATTTTCAATGTTCGTCCTCTTCCGCATGGCCAATGGCGATGATCTGTCGGGCGGCGACCTCGCCAAGACGATCGCTGACAGCGCCGCCGCGGGCTATAATTCGCCGCTGGAGCTCGGGCCCAATCCGCCGGAAATTCTGCAGGCGATCGAAAGCATGCGCGACTCCCTGCGTCGCCAGATCATCGAAACCTGCCAGGAACTCGCTTCTGAAAGAGAGGCGGACAAGCGCCGCCAGGCGGAAGAGCAGGCGCAGGCCAGAGAATATGTTGTCGCGCATGAGCTCTTCATGACGACATTCTGCGACGCTCTGATTGAATTCTCGCACGGAAATCTGAACGTCCGTATCGATAAGCCGTTCTCGCGCGATTACGAGAAGCTGCGGGAATGCTACAATGAAAGCGTCGACCGCTTGAACGCCACTTTCCGGGCGACAACCGCCGGCGTGCACAAGCTCGGCTCGTCGACCGATCAGATCGCCTCCGCAACCGGAACCCTGTCGGAACGCACCTCCCAGCAGGCCGCCAGTCTCGAAGAGACCACAGCCGCGCTTCGGCAGATCACGACGACAGTCGGCAAGACGTCCGAGAATGCGCAAAACGCCAGCTCCCTGGTCGCGGACATTCGCGGCAACGCGGAAGCGAGCAGCGAGGTTGTGCGCAAGGCGATCAAGGCGATGGAGCGGATCCAGAACTCCTCCGAGGAGATCGAGAAGATCATCGGCGTCATCGACGAGATCGCCTTCCAGACCAATCTCCTCGCGCTGAACGCGGGCGTCGAAGCCGCCCGCGCCGGCGAGGCGGGACGCGGATTTGCGGTTGTCGCCTCCGAAGTGAGAGCGCTCGCGCAGCGGTCCGCGGAAGCGGCGAAAGGCATCAAGACGCTCATCGCCGGCTCGACCACGCAGGTGCGGGAAGGCGTTCATCTGGTCTCTGAGACAGGCAACGTGCTCACCCGCATCGTCTCCCAGGTTTCCGGCGCCAATGAAGTCGTCGCGGAGATCGCGGGAGGCGCGCGGGAGCAGTCGCACGCGCTGCTCGAGGTCAACAGCGCCTTGTCGGAAATGGACAAGTTCACGCAGGAAAACGCCGCGATGGTGGAAAAGACCGCCACGGCGACACGCGCCCTCGAGGCCGAGATCAGCTCCGTCATCCGCGCCGTGTCGTCCTTCAAATTGGCAAGAAGCGACCCCTACGACATGCGCGCGCCATCCACGCGCGCAGCGGCGCCCGTCGCGCGCCTCCCCACGCCGTCCCGAGGCGAAGCGACGGCCCGAAAAATCGAGCTTACGCCAGATTCACAGAACTGGGAGGAATTCTGA
- a CDS encoding chemotaxis protein CheW: protein MSGTPIQSAQGVEPQEFIAFHVGEQTYCIDIITVREIRGWTPATPLPHAPSFVRGVINLRGSVLPVVDLAARLGLPIKEPTARHAVIVVQSNGQIVGLLVEAVSNIMTIAPDAIQPTPEVASELSRSFIQGIVAADQQVISVLIVKNLLPESLQLAA from the coding sequence ATGAGTGGAACGCCTATTCAGAGCGCCCAGGGCGTCGAGCCGCAGGAATTCATCGCCTTTCACGTCGGCGAACAGACCTACTGCATCGACATCATCACGGTACGCGAAATCAGGGGCTGGACACCCGCGACGCCGCTCCCGCATGCGCCATCTTTCGTGCGCGGGGTCATCAACCTGCGTGGCTCGGTTCTCCCGGTGGTTGATCTCGCCGCGCGTCTGGGCCTCCCGATCAAGGAGCCGACCGCGCGACACGCCGTCATTGTCGTGCAGAGCAATGGGCAAATCGTCGGGCTCCTTGTCGAAGCCGTGTCGAACATCATGACAATCGCTCCCGACGCCATCCAGCCCACCCCGGAAGTTGCATCCGAACTCTCGCGATCATTCATCCAGGGCATCGTCGCCGCCGATCAGCAGGTCATCAGCGTGCTGATCGTCAAGAACCTGTTGCCCGAGAGCCTGCAGCTTGCGGCATAG